The DNA region CAAGTTCTTAGTTGTCTCCTACGACATTCCGCAGGGCTGCTTGAGTGGTTACTATCCGGAAACCAATAACCTGGTGCCGCTGGAGAGTGTGGCTGATCACTCACGCACGCCAACTTCGAAGTCCATCCCGGTGATTATCGAGAAAACCACAGCGCCTGAGGTGGCTAATGCTGCTTGAGTGTGATTATCATGAAGTGCAGGCGCGGGCGGGCTTTGCTTATGGCTCGCTTGACGCTGTACCGCTGGATTCAGTTCAGCTAGGCCCGGTACAATTCGACCCTGTACAGTTAGATCATAGCGCCGTGTTGATGCTGGGCGTGCTGGAATTGCTGCATGCAGAGCATGAAGCAGGCCGTGCACATGTGTCACTCGCTGTCATCTGCAAGCGTCTGGATATACGCATGAGTACGCTACAACGGTTGATGACTGCATTAAGCGAGCAAGCGCTGGTGGACGTTTCCACGCAAAAAGAGCGGCTGGTTGCTGCGCTGACGGCTAGCGGTGAAGAGCTGTCTCTCGCATTGCAAGTGGCCTAAGGCTACACCAGCAACGAACCTAGAGCGAACCCAAGTAGTCACGCCGGCTGTGCAGGGCTAGGCTGTAGTATAATAGCCCGCATCAAGAACTCCCCCAACTTGGCCACCCATGAAGCTTTATGTCTCGTTTGCCGCTCGCATACGCGCAATGATCGATGAAGGCGTTTTAAAGCCGGCGGACAAGATTTTTTCGGTACGGCAGGCCAGCCAGAAGTATGGGCTCAGCATTAGCACCATATTGCGCGCTTATCTGCTGCTGGAGCAGGAGGGCGTTATCAGTAGTCACCCACAGTCAGGCTACTATGTCACACCACGTAAGCGCCTGCAGCAGCGTCATGCATCCCCATTCGCTAAGGACATAAATCTTTCTGAAGTCGATGCAAGTAAGCTGGTACTCACTACGCTTAAATCCATCCGCGAATTTGGCACCGTGCCGCTAGGCTCACCATTCCCAGACCCCCAGCTGTTCCCACTCAAGAAAATCCATCAATATGAAAAAGCCCTGACCGATGATGAGGGAGAGTGGGGCGTGTTGAGCGACCTGCCACCCGGCAACGAAATGCTGCGCCAGCAGATTGCGCGTCGCTATCTAGCCAGCGGCATCGATGTATCACCGGATGATATTGTCATCACACATGGCGCCACCGAGGCTATCACCCTCTGCCTGCAGGCGGTGGCCAAGGCGGGGGATACCATTGCGCTAGAATCACCCGGCTATTATGCGCTGGCACATACCGTAGAGCGACTGGGGATGAAGGTCGCTGAAATTCTTACCGATCCTGAATCCGGCATTGATCTGGATGCGTTGCGGGCTGCGACAGCGGATACGCGTATTGCGGCGGTGATTTTGACTGCCAATTTTCAGAATCCGCTAGGCTTTGTCATGCCCGAGGCAAAAAAGCAGGCGTTGGTGGAATTTCTTGCTGAGCAGAATATTCCGCTGATTGAGGATGATGTCTATAGTGAGCTGTACTTTAGCAATGAGCCGCCTTTGCCTGCCAAGGCTTATGACCGCTCCGGCATGGTGCTGCATTGCTCGTCGTTTTCCAAGTCACTGGCACCTGGCTACCGCGTGGGTTGGACCAGTGCAGGACGCTATCGCCAAGAGGTGGAGCGACTCATGTTTCTTAACAGTCTATCGCTGACCTCGGCGCCGCAGATTGCGATTGCTAAGTTTATGCAGCGGGACAGCTTTGAGCAGCATCTCAAGCAGCTGCGGCATACCTTACGTTCAAATTATGTGCTGATCCGCAATGTGATAGAGCAAAGTTTTCCTATCGGCACACAGCTTTCTGTCCCCAAGGGTGGCTATGTGGTCTGGGTAAAGCTCCCACCGGCGATAGATGCACTCAAGCTTTATCGTACTGCGATTGACAACGGTATCACCGTAGCGCCTGGTAGCATTTTTTCGCGCAAGAAAGACCTCACCCACTATATACGCCTCAATTTTAGCCACCTGTGGACGCTCGCCATTGAGCAGGCCGTGCGTGATGTGGGCGCCCTTGCCTGCGAGATGCTGGCATCAGTCAGTCCAAGCCAAGATAACGACACCAGCGTTTAGCAAAAGACATTTAGTATGCTTAAACTTAAAATATTGACTAAATTTAGTATTGCTAAATTTACGACGACAGCAATTAACATCAGGATCAAAGTATGCAATACACCAAGCTTGCCCACACCGATTTAAAAGTTTCTAAAGTGTGCTTAGGCACCATGACCTATGGCGACCAGAACACAGAGGCCGAGGCACATGCGCAACTGGATTATGCTGTGGCGCGCGGCATTAACTTTATAGATACCGCTGAAATGTACCCAGTGCCGCCTAAGGCTGAAACCTACACGCGTACCGAAATCATGGTAGGTACCTGGCTAAAAAAACAGCCGCGTGACCAGATTATTTTAGGCGGTAAAGTTTCTGGGCCACGCCGTGGCTTGGATTGGATACGTGGCGGGCCGCCATCGCTAGACCGTGCCAATATTCGTGCTGCGATTGAGGGCTCCTTACAGCGCTTGCAGACTGATTATATCGATTTATACCAATTGCATTGGCCAGAGCGCAATGTGCCGATGTTTGGGCAGTATCAGTTTGACCCTGCGGGTGAGTTTGAATCTGGTGTTTACAAGCAAGGTGAACAAAAAGCATGGGTGTCGATACAAAACCAGTTGGAAACACTAGCTGAGTTAGTGCAAGAGGGCAAAATACGTTATGTTGGTTTATCGAACGAGCAACCGTGGGGTGTAATGGAGTTTGTGCGTATCGCTAAAGCTTACAATCTGCCGCACGTTGCCAGTGTGCAAAACTGCTATAACCTGATTAATCGGGGCATGGAGTTTGGCATGAGCGAAGTCTTGTATCGAGAGAATGTAGGTTTGCTTGCGTATTCACCGCTGGCGTTTGGGCACCTGACTGCAAAATACATTGATAACCCGGAAGCAAAAGGGCGTGTCACCATGTTTTTAGGCTACGCTCAGCGCTATAAAAAGCCGGGTGTTGTGCCAGCCAGCGCTGCGTATGCCAAGCTGGCAAGAGCACATGGGTTGACGCCTACACAATTGGCGTTGAGCTTTGTGTACCACCGCTGGTTTGTGAGCAGCACCATTATTGGCGCCACCACGATGCAGCAATTAAAAGAGAATATTGATGCGTGGGATACCAAGTTATCACCAGAGGTGCTGCAAGAGATTGAGCATTTGCATTTAACCATGATGAACCCTGCACCTTAACGATTGGACAAATCTACATTCATAGCTGATTAGAATAGCTTGGTGGAAATAGATATTTCACTAAGCTACTATCCGTCATTCCCGCCTACGCGGGAATGACGGGGTGAGGATTGAGAATTTGGAGAGAAGTGCTGTAATTTGGATTTTTTAAAGATTAATTAATAACCATACTTAAGATATTGTCTTTCACTTGAGGCATCTACTGAATTACAATTCTAGTATTGTTTAATCGTTTAGAAAGTTCTATATGTCTCAGCTCCCACCATGCCCACAATGCCAATCTGAATATACGTATGAAGATGGCGATAGATACGTTTGCCCAGAGTGTGCGCATGAGTGGCTGATAGATGGCGGTGCAGAAAATGCGGATGAAGTGCGTGTGATTAAAGATTCAAACGGTAATGTGCTTCAAGATGGCGACACGATTACTGTGATTAAAGACCTGAAAGTCAAAGGTTCTTCATTAGTGGTGAAAGTAGGCACCAAGGTTAAAAACATTCGTTTGGTAGAGGGTGATCACGACATTGACTGCAAAATCGATGGTATTGGCGCAATGAAGCTAAAGTCAGAGTTTGTAAAGAAAGCGTAATATAAAAAAGTTAGTATAAAAAGTTTGGTATTTTTAACCGTACAGCACCGTCCCTCCTTAAGCTAGTGTAGAGTAGGGGGTGACGCACCAAGTGTGGGTTTTGTTCATACCCGAACGAGCACTTCAATTAAAAAGCATTAGTCTGTATATTGTGGAGCATAGATTAGTCACAACTTAAGTATGATAGTTAATGATGCCATGGTTTAGTCCACAACAATTACGCACAGGTTTTGCTTGCCTAGCCGCTTATGTAGGCGTGTTATGCATTCTTTTTGTGCTCGTGATTGCACCAGTGCATGCAAGCCCTAATCTGACTCCCCATTTGATTGAGGGGCATTGGTATGCGTCTAATCAACTTGCTTCACCTATTAAAGCCTTGCCCTTAACTGGCGGTGATTTTGTCTTCAAAGGGACATTGCAAGTTGCCCAAGCCGGTGACTATGTGATTGATTTCAAGAACACCAGTACGTTTGCTATGTTTAAACATACGGTGCTGGATAGTCGCAACGTAGTGGTTGCTGAGTTGGAAGGTGGTATCAGCAACACAGAAAGCAACCCTTTTACGTTAAGGCATGCACGGCTTTTGTATTTGGAGGCCGGGACGTATAGCTTAGTCACTACACTTAAAACTCCTTACCTGATTGCACAGCCTCAACCGTATTTAGACACTAAGGCACATTACCAGCAGGCGATTAAGCTTGGTAATTTTATCGCACTGCTTTGCCTTGGTGTGCTGATGGGGTTGATGGCGTATTACATTGTGCTGGGTTTAATTCGAGCGCAAATGGTGCATGGCATGTATGCGCTGTTTGTTTTGGGCAACTTATTCTTGCAGGGAACATCGTTATTGGTGTTTTCTGATACGTTTGGCATCCATTGGTTTTATTTGAGCGCACTACCTATTTTATTTTCAAATATCGCTTATGTTTTCTTTGTTAAAGGTTTGCTGAATATACGTCAGCAATCCAACCCGAAGTTATATCGCTGGATTCAATATGCAGTGGTGATACTGGTGCTATTTGCTGTGTGGGGTATTTATTCGCCAAACTGGATGATGGAGATGGCGCGTTATGGCGTTGGTATTTTTCTCTGTCTTGGCTTGGCATGTAGTATTTACCTCAGCAGTAAAAAGAACATGACAGCGCGTTATTACTTGATAGCGATTCTGACCTTTTTTGTTTTAGGTGGCGTAACGATTACGGCGCAAAACTTTACTGGTTATACGTTGTATGTTGAGCATTTGGGCTTGGTTGCGGTAACGGTAGAAGCGCTGTTGCTGTCGTTTGTGCTGAGCTACCAATTTAGTGAGTTATTTAGAGAAAAAGAGCAGGTGTTGGCAGCGCTGGGCATTAGTGAAGCGCAAATTAAAATAGATACGTTAACAGGCTTGCCCAATCGAGTTGCATTAGAGGCCGCTATTCAGATACTGCCTGAAAGCGGCAGTATCACCATATTAGATCTAGACCGCCTCAAATACTATAACGATAAATTTGGGCATGTTTACGGTGACAAGTTACTGTGCGACTTCAGCCGTTTTTTACAGGGAAAATTAGGTGACATGGGGATGCTGCATCGTTTAGGTGGCGATGAGTTTGCAATTACTGCAGATCATGCGGATGAAGCTGTGATACAAAGAGTGCTGGATGAAACCATCACACATTTGCAAGCTAATGGTTTTGAGTTGGTGGGGGTGAGTGCAGGTACGGCGTTTATCTATGAAGAACCAGATAACTGCAGTGTGGTGATGCATATGGCTGACCTGCGCATGTATGAGAACAAGCGCGCCCATAAACGCGCCCAAAACGAACAGTTCTACTAGCGGAATGCTTTAGGGAAAAAGCTCACTGGTTGTGGCTCTGGAATTTGCAAAATGTTTTTCCGAATTTTACCCATCACATGCATCTCGCATGGCTTGCAATCAAACTTCAGTGTGTAGCGGTCGTTACCGTTAATCAGTGTCATCGGTTCTGCGGTGACTGTACCTTGCACGCCAATCACACCTTTAGCCTCTTTCGGGCATAGGCCATGGCTAAAACGCAGGCAGTGCTTGGTAATCATCAGTGGTACTTCGTCCAGTTCTTTGTTGGCTTCATACGCCGCTGCAATCATTTTTACGCCATGTTTTTCATAGAACTGACGTGCTTTTTTGTTGTACACATTGGCAAGGTAGCTGAGTGTATCTTCGGGGAAAATTGCCGGCGGTTGCGCTGCCTCGCGGCGTGGCGGGCGTTGGTAGCCAAAGTCACGGGTTTGCTGCAATTGCTCAATGGCATCACGGCGTAAGTTGTTAATAATCGAGGCGGGGATAAACCATGTTTGTGTGGTGCTGACTTCAATCCCATGCGTGCTGAAATCAGTACCACCCAGTTTACTCAAGTTCTCACGCAGGCTAGTTTCCGCTTTTTCCAGATTCTGTGCGCTTTGCTTTTCTGCCTCGCAGGTGGCGGTGGCGCTAAAGCCGTTTTCATCGGTAACGGTTAAGGCAAAACCATTCGCGGTTTCGTAAAAATTCATATCAACCACAATTTTGCGCTGCGCGGAGTCTTTCTCCAGCAGACGCATAAAAGCGTGGTCGCGGTTGCGGTAAATGGTCATGTTGCGCGTTATACCCGTTGGCATTTCGTTCGGGTACAGGCGCTTGCCTTCTACCGTATTGACGCGTAAGCCTACCAGTTCTTTATGTACATCAAAGAAGCATACGCCGTCGCCGTTATGTAGCTCGATACTGGTTTCCACCTCAAAGTAATTGTTACCCACTTTGGTGACTTTACCCAATGCTTCACCTGAGAACTTAGGCGTATCAAACGCGCCAATGTCTGCTTGGCGGCCGTTTACAAAGTAATCGGTTGCGCTACGGTTAAAGGTTTTTTCCGGCTGTGGCGTGAAGGTGTAAGTTGCGTGGCCAGAGGATGACTTTGCCAGTTCTGGCATATCGTTTAGGATTTCATCAATCAACTCACGATAATGCGCGGTAGCATTTTTTACATACGGCAAGTCTTTGTAACGGCCTTCAATTTTAAAGGAGCTGACGCCAGCCTGAATCAAGGCGCGTAAGTTAGCACTTTGGTCATTATCTTTCATGGATAAAAAGTGTTTATCCTTACCGATGATGCGGCCTTTTTGGTCTTCTAGTGTAAAGGGCAGGCGGCACTCCTGTGAGCACTCACCGCGATTGGCGCTACGGCCGGTGTGGGCATGGCTGATAAAGCACTGACCGCTAAACGCTACGCAGAGTGCGCCATGAATAAAAAACTCTAAATTGCATGAAGTGGCGTCAGCAATCTGCTTGATTCTTTTCAAGTCCAGCTCGCGCGCTAATACGATTTGTGAGAAACCAACCTGGTCTAAAAACACCGCTTTTTCAACGGTGCGGATATCGGTCTGTGTGCTGGCATGTAGCTGTATCGGCGGTAAATCCATTTCCAGCAGGCCCATATCTTGCACGATAAGTGCGTCTACTTCAGCATCGTAAAGTTGGTGCACTAGCTCACGTGCGCCTTCCAGTTCGTTATCATGGAAAATGGTGTTAAGGGCTACGTACACCTCTGCGTGGTAGCGATGGGCGTGTTTCACCAAGCGTGTAATGTCGGCAATGGTGTTAGGCGCTTTTGCGCGCGCACCAAAGGCTGGCCCGCCGATATACACCGCATCTGCGCCATGATTGATGGCTTCAATGCCGAAATCAGCATTTTTTGCAGGGGCGAGTAGTTCTAGATGGCGGCGAGTTTTTTGCATGGTACTTAATTTGCTTAGGTGATCAAGGTTGAATTTTAGACTAAACAACAGCTTATGACGACATTTGATTTTTGATCTGGTGAAAAACCTCGCACAATTATCGTACAATTCAGCCATGAGTAATCAAGATCTATTAAACCGCAGTATGCAATCGGTGTGGCATCCCTGCACGCAGATGAAGCAGCACGAATCTTTTCCGCTAACGCCGATACAACGGGGGGAGGGGGTCTGGCTTTATGATGCAGACGGTAAAAAATATTTAGACACCGTCAGCTCCTGGTGGGTGAATCTGTTCGGACACAACAATCCGCACATCAAAGATGCCATCAAGCAACAACTGGATACATTAGAGCACGTAATGTTGGCTGGCTTTACGCACGAGCCGGTAATTAGCCTTTCTGAGAAGTTAGCCCAACTTACGGGTCTTGGACATGCGTTTTACGCCAGTGATGGTGCAAGTGCTACCGAGATTGCGTTAAAGATGAGCTTTCACTATTGGCGTAATATTGGCCAGGCTAATAAGTCCAAATTTATTAGCCTGCAAAATAGTTACCACGGTGAAACACTAGGCGCGTTGAGTGTGACGGACGTTGCCATTTTTAAAGACACTTACGCGCCCTTATTAAGGCAGTCTGCGCAAATGCCTAGCCCAGATTTTAGGTTGGCAGAAGCAGGTGAAAGTGCGGAAGATTACGCACTGCGTTGTGCCGAGCAACTGAAAAGCTATATAGCCCAGCATCATGCAGAGTTGGCGGCATTTATTATTGAGCCGCTGGTACAGTGTGCCGCTGGCATGGCGATGTATCATCCGACTTACCTTGCTCAAGCACGCGAGATTTGTACGCAATATCAGGTGCATTTAATTGCAGATGAGATTGCCGTGGGGTTTGGCCGCACTGGCTCGATGTTTGCGACTGAACAAGCAAAAACTGAGGGGGGCAAAGTAAGTGATATCGCTGATTTTGTTTGCCTTTCTAAAGGCATTACTGGCGGGTATTTACCCTTATCGGCCGTGCTAACAACAGACACTATTTACCAAGCATTTTATGATGACAGTACGGTGCGTGGTTTTTTACATAGCCATAGTTATACCGGGAATCCATTAGCATGTAGCGCGGCATTAGCAACGTTGGATATTTTCGAGTCACAAAATATCGTACAGAAAAATCTTGAGAAATCTGCATTGATTTTGAAAGAGATGCAAGTGCTTACTCACCTGCCTATCCAACATTTACGTCATCAAGGAATGATTTTTGCGTTTGATGTGGTGACGGACAATGCGCAGTTTTCAAAACAATGTTACCAAACGGCAATGCAGCAAGGCTTGTTATTAAGGCCTATAGGCAATACGGTTTACTTTATGCCGCCCTATACCATTAATGAAGCTGAAATTGCGTTCATGGTGGGTCAAACTAATGCAGTGATTCAGAGTATTTTATGAAAAGATTCGCGCTATTTTTTGGTTTGACCTTGTGTTGCCTGCAAGCACAAGCTGAACTTCCCATCACGGTTGCCACTGCTCTTAAAGAAGCGGGCGTCCCGCAGCAGAATGTATCGGTGTATGTGCAAGCGGTGGATAGTCGTGTCGCTATCTTAAAACACAATGCAGACAAAAGCATGAATCCTGCATCAGTCATGAAAATGGTCACCACCAATGCTGCACTTGATTTGCTCACCCCAGCTTATCGCTGGAAGACAGAGTTGTACCATGATGGCTATATTAAAAATTGGGTATTAAATGGCAATTTAATGATTAAAGGCTATGGTGACCCCAGTTTTAAAGCGCAGGATTTTTGGCGTTTATTAATGAGCTTAAGGCAGGCAGGTGTTAAAAAAATTAACGGTGATTTAATTATTGATAAAACTTACTTTGCCGACGATGTTGATAACGGTATTAGTTTTGATGATGAAAAATGGCGTGCTTATAATGCACAGCCCAGTGCTTTTTCTGTGAATGGCCGTAGCACAAGTTTCAGGTTTAGCGCGAACACTGATCTAGTGAGTGTGAGTCAGGAGTTTGAATTACCTGAGGTGACGATAGTTAATAACATGAAGACAACGCAGGGTGATTGTGGAAACTGGCGTGGCAGAATGAACTATGATGTCCAGATGAACACCAATAGAGCAGTGGTCACTTTTAATGGGGTTTATGCGCCAGATTGCGGGGAACGGTTCTTAGAATTGAGCTTGTTTGATGATGCGCAATATGCATTTTTCACATTCAAGAAAGTATGGCGAGAATTAGGTGGGGATTTTACCGGTACACTTAAGCGTCAATCAACCCCCAGCACAGCCACTAAGCTGCTTGAACAGACTTCTGAACCGTTAGGTAGTGTAGTCAGAGATATTAATAAATGGAGTAATAACCTGATGGCGCGGCAGTTGTTGCTGACGATAGCAGCAGAAAAGGCAGGCCCTCCTGCCACCGTGGCAAAAGGGGTGAAGGCGATTAAGGATTGGCTGGCTGCCAGTGGGTTGAGTGCTAATAGTTTGAATGTTAGTGGACTAGTGATTGAAAATGGCTCAGGATTATCGCGTATAGAACGTATCAGTGCAGAGCAGCTAGGTAAGATGTTAGTAGGTGCTTACTTAAGTCCGGTGATGCCTGAATTCATGGCGTCTATGCCGATTTTGTCGTTAGATGGCACTGTGAAACAACGCTTGCAAGATAGTGCATCGAATGGACGTGCTCATCTTAAAACTGGCTCCATTAATGGCGTAAGTGCAATCGCAGGGTATGTGTTAGATGCAAACGGGCATCGCCATGTGATGGTGATGTTAGTGAATCATGCGAATGCGGGTGCCAGCCGAGATGCGCAAGATGCCTTGGTGGAGTGGGTGCATCAATTGCCTTGAGTTGACGCCTGAGAGGTTAACGTCGGGTGCAAAATTGAAGTATGATTATGCATTAAGTCTTTCTAATTTAGATACAGTTAATTTAAATACAACGCTACAGGACATAGAATGAAATTTTTAGGATCATTACTCGCAGGGCTTTGCTTGTTAAGCTTAAGTGCCTGCCAAGCTGAGCCAAATCAGTCAGCATCAGATAAATCAACAGTAAAGGAAGTAAAAGCGATGTCAGAGCAAGTGAAAGAGTTGCAAAAGATTGATACATTAGTCGGTGAAGGCCGTGAAGCTGAGCCTGGCTTTAATGTGACTGTGCATTACACTGGTTGGCTCTATGATCCATCTGCTCAAGATGGTAAGGGTAAAAAGTTTGATAGCAGTGTAGACCGTAAAGAACCATTTGTATTTTTCTTAGGTGGTGGTCAAGTGATTCAGGGTTGGGATGAAGGTTTTGCTGGCATGAAAATCGGTGGTAAACGTACATTGATTATCCCATCAGAAATGGGCTACGGCGCGCGTGGCGCAGGTGGAGTGATTCCACCAAATGCTGATCTGATTTTTGATGTGGAATTATTAGGCGTTAAATAATTCATCAGTAGTTTATTGACCATAGTTAGCATTTGGTAGCGCTTGTATTGGGCGCTATCAGCGTGTTTTGCAATTGGTTATTGATTAGACCTAACGGTACGAGAGATGGAACATGAAAGTTAGTATAAAGTGGATTGACGGTGTAAGTTTTGTCGGTGAGTCTGAGACCGGCCATGCGGTTGTGCTCGATGGTGCGCCTGAAAACGGAGGCCGTAACATTGGCATGCGTCCGATGGAAATGCTGTTAATCGGCATGGGTGGTTGCACTTCATTTGATGTGGTGGCTATTCTGAAAAAAGCACGTCAGCCAATTTTTGATTGCGTTGCCGAAATTGATGCAACACGGGCTGATGAGATTCCAAAAGTATTTACCAAGATTCACGTGCACTTTGTGATTACTGGCGATCATTTAAACCCTGTGCAAGTTGAGCGTGCGGTTAAATTATCTGCTGAAAAATATTGTTCAGCTTCTATTATGTTAAGCAAAAGCGTAGAAATCACGCATGACTTTGAAATTAAACCATTGACGCTGGAAGCATAGGCTGTAGTGAATTGTAAGCTGATGACACGTGATCATTAGGTGGTAGTTGGCATGATAAAAAAGGATGATATTTTCATCCTTTTTTTATATTCGTTGAAACTCGCTGTATTCATTACTTTTTAGACCATTGTTTTATAAAGCGTTGTTTTGCTGCAAAGCAAAATCTTTAATGAGCTCAGACACAAGCGTGTTAGCTAAATGCTTTTTTACAGTAACTGCATAAAAGTTTTCATTGATATTTGGTAATGTCATATAAGCAGTTAAAGTGCCAGCAGAGATTTCATCTTTTACTACCACGTCAGGCATCACTGCAAGTGCATTGCTGTCCCTAGCTAGTAGCCTAAGCATCGCCATATCGTCCGCCTCTCCAACAACATTAGGTTGAAATTGATATTGTGCGCATAGCCCATCAAACGCTGATCTGATCGGTGTCCCTGGTGCTGGTAATATCCAATCTAAAGACTTGTAGTCGTCATTAAACTTTTTACTTAGCTTAAGCCCAGGAGCTCCTATCACTGAGATAGGCTGCTGTACTAGCAACTGACATTGCCAAAGTTGCTTATTTGTACCACTCACTTCGATATTGGTGAGCACCAAATCAAACTGATGATTTGCAAGTTCGGTTAATAAGTTTGTTTGCCCGCGCGCCGCGATGTTTAATTTTACTTTTGGATTGTTCATCAATGGCTTAACGAACACCTCAACAAAGTTACGAGACATTGTTGATAACATCCCTATTTTAAGCGTCTGGCTTTCTTTATGCAGACCATTTTTAAGCATGGCCTCTAATTCGTCACCTATATTAAATATAGATTCAGCATAAGAGAACGTGATATTTCCGGCATCAGTCAATAATAACTTTCGATTCTGCCTTGTAAATAGCTGGTTTCCGATACTTTCCTCTAAAAGTTTAATTTGAACAGACAATGCAGACTGCGAAACATGCAGCGCCTCAGCCGCTTTTGTCAGATTGCCAATCTTGGCGACATGCCAGAAGTAATTTAAGTGGTGGTAGTTAAGTTTTGCCATATTTCAACACGCAGAAATTAATTAATTAAAAATACTTCTCATCATTAAACTAATGTGAGAGCGCAATACAAAACAAACGTGACTTTCTTATTATTTGAAATGACTATTGACAAGATAGTGGTGTTAGATGAAGTAAATAATTAATTTTCATTTGCATACTGAGCTTGCAAAGTCAGTATTTTATCGTTCTGTATTATAGAACTATTAAATACAAAAAATATATTATACAGAACAATTAACATCGGTGAAAATGGCGACTATTACAAATAGGGACTATCAATTGAACAGTTTTCAAAGTTTGTTAACGCCGTCTATCATGTTTTTTGCTTTAGGTTTTGTTGCGCAATTAATTAAGTCTGATTTAAAGCTTCCTGTCGAACTGACAAAGTCAATTACGAT from Methylotenera sp. L2L1 includes:
- a CDS encoding PLP-dependent aminotransferase family protein: MKLYVSFAARIRAMIDEGVLKPADKIFSVRQASQKYGLSISTILRAYLLLEQEGVISSHPQSGYYVTPRKRLQQRHASPFAKDINLSEVDASKLVLTTLKSIREFGTVPLGSPFPDPQLFPLKKIHQYEKALTDDEGEWGVLSDLPPGNEMLRQQIARRYLASGIDVSPDDIVITHGATEAITLCLQAVAKAGDTIALESPGYYALAHTVERLGMKVAEILTDPESGIDLDALRAATADTRIAAVILTANFQNPLGFVMPEAKKQALVEFLAEQNIPLIEDDVYSELYFSNEPPLPAKAYDRSGMVLHCSSFSKSLAPGYRVGWTSAGRYRQEVERLMFLNSLSLTSAPQIAIAKFMQRDSFEQHLKQLRHTLRSNYVLIRNVIEQSFPIGTQLSVPKGGYVVWVKLPPAIDALKLYRTAIDNGITVAPGSIFSRKKDLTHYIRLNFSHLWTLAIEQAVRDVGALACEMLASVSPSQDNDTSV
- a CDS encoding aldo/keto reductase produces the protein MQYTKLAHTDLKVSKVCLGTMTYGDQNTEAEAHAQLDYAVARGINFIDTAEMYPVPPKAETYTRTEIMVGTWLKKQPRDQIILGGKVSGPRRGLDWIRGGPPSLDRANIRAAIEGSLQRLQTDYIDLYQLHWPERNVPMFGQYQFDPAGEFESGVYKQGEQKAWVSIQNQLETLAELVQEGKIRYVGLSNEQPWGVMEFVRIAKAYNLPHVASVQNCYNLINRGMEFGMSEVLYRENVGLLAYSPLAFGHLTAKYIDNPEAKGRVTMFLGYAQRYKKPGVVPASAAYAKLARAHGLTPTQLALSFVYHRWFVSSTIIGATTMQQLKENIDAWDTKLSPEVLQEIEHLHLTMMNPAP
- the bioA gene encoding adenosylmethionine--8-amino-7-oxononanoate transaminase — encoded protein: MSNQDLLNRSMQSVWHPCTQMKQHESFPLTPIQRGEGVWLYDADGKKYLDTVSSWWVNLFGHNNPHIKDAIKQQLDTLEHVMLAGFTHEPVISLSEKLAQLTGLGHAFYASDGASATEIALKMSFHYWRNIGQANKSKFISLQNSYHGETLGALSVTDVAIFKDTYAPLLRQSAQMPSPDFRLAEAGESAEDYALRCAEQLKSYIAQHHAELAAFIIEPLVQCAAGMAMYHPTYLAQAREICTQYQVHLIADEIAVGFGRTGSMFATEQAKTEGGKVSDIADFVCLSKGITGGYLPLSAVLTTDTIYQAFYDDSTVRGFLHSHSYTGNPLACSAALATLDIFESQNIVQKNLEKSALILKEMQVLTHLPIQHLRHQGMIFAFDVVTDNAQFSKQCYQTAMQQGLLLRPIGNTVYFMPPYTINEAEIAFMVGQTNAVIQSIL
- a CDS encoding peptidase U32 family protein, with amino-acid sequence MQKTRRHLELLAPAKNADFGIEAINHGADAVYIGGPAFGARAKAPNTIADITRLVKHAHRYHAEVYVALNTIFHDNELEGARELVHQLYDAEVDALIVQDMGLLEMDLPPIQLHASTQTDIRTVEKAVFLDQVGFSQIVLARELDLKRIKQIADATSCNLEFFIHGALCVAFSGQCFISHAHTGRSANRGECSQECRLPFTLEDQKGRIIGKDKHFLSMKDNDQSANLRALIQAGVSSFKIEGRYKDLPYVKNATAHYRELIDEILNDMPELAKSSSGHATYTFTPQPEKTFNRSATDYFVNGRQADIGAFDTPKFSGEALGKVTKVGNNYFEVETSIELHNGDGVCFFDVHKELVGLRVNTVEGKRLYPNEMPTGITRNMTIYRNRDHAFMRLLEKDSAQRKIVVDMNFYETANGFALTVTDENGFSATATCEAEKQSAQNLEKAETSLRENLSKLGGTDFSTHGIEVSTTQTWFIPASIINNLRRDAIEQLQQTRDFGYQRPPRREAAQPPAIFPEDTLSYLANVYNKKARQFYEKHGVKMIAAAYEANKELDEVPLMITKHCLRFSHGLCPKEAKGVIGVQGTVTAEPMTLINGNDRYTLKFDCKPCEMHVMGKIRKNILQIPEPQPVSFFPKAFR
- a CDS encoding zinc ribbon domain-containing protein YjdM; amino-acid sequence: MSQLPPCPQCQSEYTYEDGDRYVCPECAHEWLIDGGAENADEVRVIKDSNGNVLQDGDTITVIKDLKVKGSSLVVKVGTKVKNIRLVEGDHDIDCKIDGIGAMKLKSEFVKKA
- a CDS encoding GGDEF domain-containing protein; the protein is MMPWFSPQQLRTGFACLAAYVGVLCILFVLVIAPVHASPNLTPHLIEGHWYASNQLASPIKALPLTGGDFVFKGTLQVAQAGDYVIDFKNTSTFAMFKHTVLDSRNVVVAELEGGISNTESNPFTLRHARLLYLEAGTYSLVTTLKTPYLIAQPQPYLDTKAHYQQAIKLGNFIALLCLGVLMGLMAYYIVLGLIRAQMVHGMYALFVLGNLFLQGTSLLVFSDTFGIHWFYLSALPILFSNIAYVFFVKGLLNIRQQSNPKLYRWIQYAVVILVLFAVWGIYSPNWMMEMARYGVGIFLCLGLACSIYLSSKKNMTARYYLIAILTFFVLGGVTITAQNFTGYTLYVEHLGLVAVTVEALLLSFVLSYQFSELFREKEQVLAALGISEAQIKIDTLTGLPNRVALEAAIQILPESGSITILDLDRLKYYNDKFGHVYGDKLLCDFSRFLQGKLGDMGMLHRLGGDEFAITADHADEAVIQRVLDETITHLQANGFELVGVSAGTAFIYEEPDNCSVVMHMADLRMYENKRAHKRAQNEQFY